Genomic DNA from Clavibacter michiganensis:
CGCGCGCACGGGCGCCCTCGGGGATGGGCATGAGCGCGTACACGTGCAGGAGGTTCGGCTCGACGTGGATCCGCACCGGGTGCCCGACCGCGGCCGCCTTCCGCTCGAAGGCGCGCGCGTCGGCGAAGAGGATGTCGTGCGTGCCCGAGAAGACCGTCACGCGGCCGAGGCCCGCGAGCGATCCGTGCATCGGGCTCACACGCGGGTCCTCCACGGGCAGGTCGCCGCGCCACGACTCCACGGCGGCGCGCATGCCGTCGACCGCGAGCCACGGGTCGGTCGGCTGGATGCGGGCGATGAGCGGATCCGTGAACGACAGGTCGAGCGCGGGCGAGAGGAGCACCACGTCGCGCGGCGCGGGCACGCCGCGATCGCGCAGGGCCATCGCGGTGGACAGCGCGATCTGCCCGCCCGCCGAGTCGCCCATCAGCGTGACGAGGCCGGCGCCCACCTCGGCGACGAGCTGCTCGGCGAGGTCCGCCGTGCGCGCGACGACCTCGGCGGCCGTGGCCGACGGGACGAGCGGGTAGATGGGCACGGTGAAGGTCGTGCCCGTGCGCCGGGCGAGCCCCGCGACCAGCCACCAGTGGAACGGGCTGATCTCGTGGGTCCAGCCGCCGCCGTGCGCGTACAGCGCGCGACGCCGCGAGGCCGGACCCTGAGGGGCCACCTCGTAGACGTGCCAGCCGCCCTGGATCCGCGCGGTCACCCGCACCCCGCGGAGCAGCGGCGGCGGCGCGAAGGCACCCGGCCGGACCACGCGCCGGTGGGCGCCGCCCATCGTGCGCGCGGGCGACGCGAACTCGCCCTGCCCGCCGACGACCGCGATCACGGGCGGGGCGAGGCGGGACAGCAGGCTGCGGCGGGTGCGCGTGCGGGTCATGTCAG
This window encodes:
- a CDS encoding alpha/beta hydrolase fold domain-containing protein: MTRTRTRRSLLSRLAPPVIAVVGGQGEFASPARTMGGAHRRVVRPGAFAPPPLLRGVRVTARIQGGWHVYEVAPQGPASRRRALYAHGGGWTHEISPFHWWLVAGLARRTGTTFTVPIYPLVPSATAAEVVARTADLAEQLVAEVGAGLVTLMGDSAGGQIALSTAMALRDRGVPAPRDVVLLSPALDLSFTDPLIARIQPTDPWLAVDGMRAAVESWRGDLPVEDPRVSPMHGSLAGLGRVTVFSGTHDILFADARAFERKAAAVGHPVRIHVEPNLLHVYALMPIPEGARARDAMVDLLLS